A genomic segment from Dendropsophus ebraccatus isolate aDenEbr1 chromosome 7, aDenEbr1.pat, whole genome shotgun sequence encodes:
- the SEC31A gene encoding protein transport protein Sec31A isoform X3: protein MKLKEIDRTAMQAWSPSQQHPIYLATGTSAQQLDATFSTNASLEIFELDLDEPSLDMKSCASFASSHRYHKLIWGPHGANSESSVTGILIAGGENGNVILYDPAKILAGDNNVLIAQQDKHTGPVRALDVNPFQTNLFASGANESEIYIWDCNHLAVPMTPGTKSQPLEDISCIAWNRQVQHILASASPSGRATVWDLRKNEPILKVSDHSNRMHCSGMAWHPDVATQMVLSSEDDRLPVIQMWDLRFASSPLRVMENHARGILAIAWSMADPEMLLSCAKDSKILCSNPNTGEVLYELPTNTQWCFDIQWCPRNPAVLSAASFDGHISVYSIMGGGNDNLNQKQADKLSLSFGNLDPFGTGQSLPPLQLPQQTAPQSSVQPLKKPPKWLRRPVGASFSFGGKLVTFGAEKTQAAQQHPQGDRYHVYVSQVVTEEEFLNRSNKLQDVVSTGAFLDYCQKKIDDAKNDFEKNVWSFLKVNFEDDSRGKYLELLGFRKEDLGAKIASVLSQVDGPDQTVKETDQAVENDEEESDASEELILGESANQEKGEGGASTPSGETFNISVSGDVDGLITQALLTGNFESAVDLCLHDNRMADAIILAIAGGPDLLARTQTKYFAKSQSKITRLITAVVTKNWSDIVESCDLKNWREALAAVLTYARPEEFATLCDLLGSRLEKEGDQSLQAQACLCYICAGNVEKLVACWTKAQDGVSPLSLQDLIEKVVILRKAVQVTQAVDTQDVGVLLADKMSQYAILLAAQGSLAAAMAFLPNNTNQLNIVQLRERLCRAQGESSVPSTNTMPTRTAPAVPQRIPTHVNPTSDNHYYPQARIAPTVTSWSNKNPTALTSPAPAASSSFDTQRENAPPPGFNIPGNMYPSPPVATAPPPDSNANPYNMGARQTYPQPYPPAPQYYGSEGQAVYPPQPSASVPAASPYPSSYVPSSHSAPQPLYPVQPQHSPVSSSSSLPSLPPPGHSFQHARPGVPAASAPYAIPPPGSTGTLPAASELPASQRTGPQNGWNDPPALSRTSKKKVLENRLPPPPITAPIMADPLSQPQQAPLPVAPAATVPFQPSHMPIPQAGVHLDSSKPSTEGAPGAPIGNTIQAMHSLPAEKITKNPIPEEHLILKTTFEALIQRCLSSAIDPQTKRKLDDANKRLESLYDKLREQTLSPSIIAGLHNIARSIESRNYMEGLNIHTHIVSTSNFSETSAFMPVLKVVLTQANKLGV from the exons ATGAAGCTAAAAGAGATTGACCGTACTGCTATGCAGGCCTGGAGCCCTTCTCAGCAACATCCCATATATCTAGCTACAG GCACCTCTGCCCAACAGCTTGATGCCACATTCAGCACAAATGCATCTTTGGAGATTTTCGAGCTGGATTTGGATGAACCATCGCTAGATATGAAGTCCTGCGCTTCCTTTGCCTCTTCTCAtcg GTACCATAAGCTTATTTGGGGGCCACATGGAGCAAACTCTGAAAGCAGCGTTACAGGTATTCTCATTGCCGGAGGGGAGAACGGAAATGTAATTCTTTATGACCCCGCCAAGATTTTGGCCGGTGACAATAACGTGCTGATCGCTCAGCAGGATAAGCATACTGGGCCAGTCAGAGCTTTGGATGTAAATCCCTTCCAG ACAAACCTTTTTGCCTCTGGTGCCAATGAATCTGAAATTTACATTTGGGATTGTAATCACCTAGCTGTCCCCATGACGCCTGGCACCAAATCTCAG cCCCTGGAGGACATCAGCTGCATTGCATGGAACAGACAAGTTCAGCACATTCTGGCTTCTGCTAGCCCCAGTGGTAGAGCCACAGTATGGGACCTGCGAAAAAATGAACCAATTCTTAAAGTCAGCGACCACAGCAACAGG ATGCATTGTTCTGGCATGGCTTGGCATCCTGATGTGGCTACACAAATGGTCTTGTCTTCTGAAGATGATCGCTTACCTGTAATACAGATGTGGGATCTTAGATTTGCTTCTTCACCATTACGAGTGATGGAAAATCATGCAAG GGGCATCTTGGCTATTGCCTGGAGTATGGCAGACCCAGAAATGTTACTGAGCTGTGCGAAAGACTCCAAAATACTCTGCTCCAATCCCAACACCGGAGAA GTTTTGTATGAACTTCCTACCAATACCCAGTGGTGTTTTGATATCCAGTGGTGTCCGCGGAATCCGGCTGTGCTTTCTGCAGCTTCTTTTGATGGACATATCAGCGTTTATTCCATCATGGGTGGAGGCAATGACAATCTCAATCAGAAACAGGCGGATAAG CTTTCTTTATCTTTTGGGAATTTGGACCCATTTGGCACTGGACAatcccttcctcctctgcagcttcctCAGCAGACTGCACCACAGAGCAGCGTTCAACCTCTGAAAAAACCACCAAAGTGGCTGCGACGACCAGTTGGGGCCTCATTTTCT tttgGGGGGAAGTTGGTTACGTTTGGAGCTGAGAAGACTCAAGCAGCCCAACAGCATCCACAGGGGGACCGGTATCACGTGTATGTCAGCCAAGTGGTCACTGAGGAAGAATTTCTGAACCGCTCCAACAAACTTCAAGATGTGGTCAGCACAGGAGCGTTCCTTGACTATTGCCAGAAAAAGATTGATGATGCCAAGAATGACTTTGAAAAAAATGTCTGGTCATTCCTCAAG GTAAATTTTGAAGATGATTCTCGAGGGAAGTATCTAGAGCTTCTAGGATTCAGAAAGGAAGATCTTGGAGCAAAG ATTGCATCTGTTTTAAGCCAAGTTGATGGGCCAGATCAG ACTGTCAAAGAAACTGACCAGGCTGTAGAGAATGATGAGGAAGAAAGTGATGCGTCAGAGGAACTGATCTTGGGGGAG AGTGCAAACCAAGAGAAAGGAGAAGGTGGTGCCTCCACCCCGTCAGGTGAAACATTTAATATATCAGTGAGCGGAG ATGTTGATGGACTTATCACTCAAGCTTTGCTGACGGGGAACTTTGAAAGTGCAGTTGATCTTTGTTTACATGATAACCGTATGGCTGATGCAATTATTCTGGCCATTGCCGGAGGACCTGATTTATTGGCCAGGACGCAAACCAAATACTTTGCTAAATCGCAAAGCAAAATAACAAGG CtgatcacggctgttgttaccaAGAACTGGAGTGATATTGTGGAATCCTGTGATCTTAAGAATTGGAGAGAAGCACTTGCTGCAGTCTTGACCTATGCCAGGCCTGAAGAATTTGCTACTCTGTGTG ACCTATTGGGCTCCAGGCTTGAAAAGGAGGGTGATCAGTCTCTGCAGGCACAAGCCTGTCTATGCTACATCTGTGCAGGGAATGTAGAGAAACTAGTGGCCTGTTGGACCAAAGCCCAGGATGGAGTCAGCCCCCTCTCACTTCAG GATCTTATAGAAAAAGTGGTCATACTTCGTAAAGCCGTGCAAGTCACACAAGCTGTGGATACACAAGATGTTGGTGTCCTCCTGGCAGATAAGATGAGTCAGTATGCCATCTTACTGGCAGCTCAGGGTAGCCTTGCAGCTGCTATGGCATTTTTACCCAACAACACCAATCAG CTAAACATAGTGCAGTTGCGGGAGAGATTGTGCCGAGCACAAGGAGAGAGCAGCGTGCCTTCCACAAACACTATGCCAACCCGCACAGCACCAGCGGTTCCACAGCGCATACCAACGCATGTGAATCCAACATCGGACAACCATTACTACCCACAG GCTAGAATTGCCCCTACTGTCACTTCCTGGAGTAACAAAAACCCTACTGCCCTTACCAGCCCTgcacctgctgcctcctcttccttTGACACACAG agAGAAAATGCTCCTCCACCTGGCTTCAACATCCCTGGTAATATGTATCCATCTCCTCCTGTAGCTACAGCTCCACCACCGGATTCTAATGCCAACCCGTACAACATGGGGGCTCGGCAAACCTACCCCCAAC CCTATCCACCTGCTCCACAGTATTACGGTTCTGAGGGACAAGCGGTCTATCCACCTCAACCGTCAGCCTCAGTTCCCGCTGCCTCACCATACCCTAGCTCTTATGTCCCATCTTCCCACTCTGCTCCTCAACCTCTCTATCCTGTGCAGCCTCAACACTCTCCAGTGTCGTCATCATCTTCACTtccttctctccctcctcctggacATTCCTTCCAGCATGCCAGGCCAGGAGTGCCAGCTGCCTCTGCTCCTTATGCAATACCTCCACCTGGATCTACAGGTACTCTGCCTGCTGCCAGTGAGCTGCCTGCATCCCAGAGAACAG GGCCACAGAATGGATGGAATGACCCCCCTGCTCTCAGTAGAACTTCAAAGAAAAAG GTTCTTGAAAACCGCCTCCCTcctccaccaatcacagctccgatAATGGCAGACCCACTGTCCCAACCGCAGCAAGCTCCATTGCCTGTAGCGCCTGCAGCAACAGTACCATTTCAGCCATCTCACATGCCAATCCCCCAAGCAGGAGTACACCTTGACTCCTCAAAGCCTAGTACAGAGGGTGCTCCAGGTGCACCCATTGGCAACACCATTCAG GCTATGCACAGCTTACCTGCTGAGAAGATCACCAAGAACCCGATCCCTGAGGAGCATCTAATCCTGAAAACGACTTTTGAAGCCCTCATCCAAAGATGTTTATCATCAGCCATCGATCCT caAACCAAAAGGAAATTGGATGATGCAAATAAGAGGCTGGAGTCCTTGTATGACAAGCTCAGAGAGCAAACG CTGTCTCCATCAATTATTGCAGGTTTACACAACATCGCCAGAAGTATTGAGTCTCGAAACTATATGGAAGGTCTGAACATCCATACTCACATAGTGAGCACCAGTAACTTCAGTGAAACATCTGCCTTCATGCCAGTACTCAAAGTAGTGCTTACCCAGGCCAATAAACTTGGAGTGTGA